A window of Candidatus Methylomirabilota bacterium contains these coding sequences:
- a CDS encoding GIY-YIG nuclease family protein, with the protein MKPKYLRMLQRMAEDPRRQARTWSVYILRCRGGTYYTGIAKDVQERLRKHQAGKGAAYTRTRLPVELLYEENGLPRSEALVREARIKAMPRAKKGRLARKKV; encoded by the coding sequence ATGAAGCCGAAGTACTTGAGAATGCTCCAGCGGATGGCGGAGGACCCCCGGCGGCAGGCGCGCACATGGTCGGTCTACATCCTGCGCTGCCGGGGCGGGACCTACTACACGGGGATCGCCAAGGACGTGCAGGAGCGCCTGAGGAAGCACCAGGCGGGAAAGGGCGCCGCTTACACCCGGACCCGCCTGCCGGTCGAACTGCTTTATGAGGAAAACGGCCTGCCCCGGTCCGAGGCCCTGGTCCGGGAGGCGCGGATCAAGGCCATGCCGCGGGCAAAAAAAGGGCGGCTTGCTCGGAAGAAGGTTTAG
- a CDS encoding 6-carboxytetrahydropterin synthase, with protein sequence MFRFEAAHCLENWPKGHQCYRLHGHSYKVELIFDGTPLLVKTNKPGVLIDFGEVSSTWRASWSHASYIREA encoded by the coding sequence ATGTTCCGCTTCGAAGCTGCACATTGCCTCGAAAACTGGCCGAAGGGTCACCAGTGTTATAGGTTGCACGGACATTCGTATAAAGTCGAGTTGATCTTCGACGGCACACCACTTCTCGTTAAAACCAACAAGCCTGGAGTGTTGATAGACTTCGGGGAAGTCAGTTCCACCTGGAGAGCTTCTTGGTCGCACGCTTCGTATATTCGTGAAGCATGA
- a CDS encoding plasmid partition protein ParG, which translates to MNPKPQKKEERIVPMPVYLPEADHKALRIASIEEGRSATDIIRELVSGWLVKRKRKKGGK; encoded by the coding sequence ATGAATCCCAAACCCCAAAAGAAAGAGGAGCGAATCGTGCCTATGCCGGTGTATCTCCCGGAAGCTGACCACAAGGCCCTCCGCATTGCCTCCATTGAGGAAGGCCGGTCTGCCACGGACATCATCCGGGAGTTGGTGAGCGGGTGGCTCGTCAAACGAAAGCGGAAGAAGGGAGGTAAGTAG
- a CDS encoding site-specific integrase, whose amino-acid sequence MGWLYRPKLRSGKLSSKWWVKYYVNGRPVRESTGTEKESQARRFLKLREGAVATGAPIPPRIDRIIYDELASDLRQHYKTTGRRSMVEVEQRLTHLDRFFRGRRAASLGPPVITAHVAQRQAAMTRRKQLTSNRTINIELALLQRMFRLAYKNGRVLRVPPIEMLEEAPPRQGFFERDQYEAVRRRLKEDIQVAVAIGHTFGWRVRSEVLTLRRSQVDLKAGTLRLEPGTTKNREGRVVYLTPELRTVLTEQLNRVDRLSKQMGQIIPWVFPHLSGRLQGERIRDFRKAWETACRKAGVPWMLVHDFRRTAVRNMERASVPRSVAIKLTGHKTESVYRRYAIVSDSDLQDASRRLTGTFSGTSGQAGLDSQAISVQNI is encoded by the coding sequence ATGGGATGGTTATACCGACCGAAGCTTAGAAGTGGCAAGCTCAGTAGCAAGTGGTGGGTTAAGTATTACGTGAACGGGCGTCCGGTGCGGGAGAGCACGGGCACTGAGAAAGAGAGCCAAGCGCGCCGCTTCCTGAAACTGAGAGAGGGTGCTGTGGCGACCGGCGCGCCGATCCCGCCTCGGATCGACCGGATTATCTATGACGAGCTAGCTTCCGACTTGCGCCAGCATTACAAAACCACAGGGCGCCGTTCGATGGTGGAAGTGGAGCAGCGGCTCACACACCTGGACCGCTTCTTCCGTGGTCGCAGGGCCGCGAGCCTCGGGCCACCTGTCATTACTGCCCACGTGGCGCAGCGCCAAGCAGCGATGACACGTCGGAAGCAACTCACATCAAATCGAACCATCAACATCGAGTTGGCTCTGCTGCAGCGGATGTTCAGGCTCGCGTACAAGAACGGAAGGGTTTTGCGCGTTCCGCCGATCGAGATGCTCGAGGAGGCCCCGCCACGCCAGGGGTTCTTCGAACGGGACCAGTACGAGGCCGTGCGCCGCCGACTCAAGGAGGATATCCAGGTGGCCGTGGCCATCGGGCATACCTTCGGATGGCGCGTCCGATCCGAAGTGCTTACGCTCCGCCGTAGCCAGGTTGATCTCAAAGCCGGGACTCTGCGCCTTGAGCCGGGGACTACAAAGAACCGCGAGGGCCGCGTCGTCTATCTAACGCCTGAGCTCCGCACGGTCCTAACAGAGCAGCTCAATCGGGTAGATCGGCTCTCGAAGCAGATGGGGCAAATCATTCCTTGGGTGTTCCCGCATCTCTCGGGACGCTTGCAGGGAGAGCGGATCAGAGACTTTCGCAAGGCCTGGGAGACGGCGTGCAGAAAAGCCGGTGTGCCGTGGATGCTCGTACATGACTTCCGGCGTACCGCCGTGCGAAACATGGAGCGGGCCAGCGTACCGCGCTCGGTGGCGATAAAGCTGACCGGCCACAAGACCGAGAGTGTGTACCGGCGCTATGCGATCGTGAGCGATTCGGACCTCCAGGACGCTTCCCGGAGGTTGACGG